In Actinomycetota bacterium, the sequence CCAACGTCGAGGCCCGGCAGGGGATGCCATGGCCTTGCGCGTATGCGGCAGCCTCCTTCCACGGATCCACGCCCTCCACCGCCCAACCATCCGCGCGGAACCTCTGGAGCAGCTGACCCATGCTGCATCCGACCTCGAGCAGCCGGCCACGGCCTGGATGCAACTCGTTCAGCCGCTGGCGTGACTTGTCGTAGTCCCTCGTCTGGCCAACTTCTTTGTCGTAGCGCCAGCGGTACTCGTGATCTCGATCGGTCTCGACACCGTCCAACACGTGCTCGACTTCGCGTAGCTCGTAATCCTCGTGGTCGACCAGAAACGACCTCGGGTTGGCGTACAGGAGACCGCAATTGCGACACCGCACGATCTGGTTGCGCTGCGCGCGACCGGCAGGGTGCTCGACGGTCCACTCGGTGGATCCGCACAAGTTGCACTCGACCCACTGCGCGCCGCCATCGTCACTGCCCACTGGTACCCCCTCGAACGGCGTTTCCCACGTCTCTCCAGCCCCGGCGTTGGGACCACGAGTCTACGCTCCCCGCCATGCAGTACTCGAAGGACACGGTGAAGGCCTGGGCGGGAGACAGCCAGAGCCGGGCGTGGCGCGCCGACTTGGCGCGTTTCAAGTCGCAGGGAGCCAGCGGCTGGGGCTCGGAGGGGTTCTGGGCCCTGACCGTCTACCGCGCCCAGCGAGCAGCGATGACGCTGCCGCCCGGAGTCCTCACGACCGCGCTGCGTTCGGCTCTGCGCGTCGTGCGCAAGATCGTCGCTCTGGCAACCCTCATCAACATCGACGAGCGAGCGGTGATCGGCCCGGGAACGTTCATCCCCCACTTCGGCCCGATTCAGATCAACGGAGAGGCCTCGATCGGCGCGGACTGCGCCATCCACCAGGTGTGCACGATCGGTGCCGGAAGCCGCCCCGGCGCCCCAGTGATCGAAGACC encodes:
- a CDS encoding serine acetyltransferase, whose amino-acid sequence is MQYSKDTVKAWAGDSQSRAWRADLARFKSQGASGWGSEGFWALTVYRAQRAAMTLPPGVLTTALRSALRVVRKIVALATLINIDERAVIGPGTFIPHFGPIQINGEASIGADCAIHQVCTIGAGSRPGAPVIEDHVFLGAHTCVLGPVRIGAGAVIGSGAVVIGDIPAGAIAVGVPAHPIAR